One Pseudoalteromonas sp. UG3-2 DNA window includes the following coding sequences:
- a CDS encoding polysaccharide deacetylase family protein: MLRFMTLKKLIHHTIFGLALFSTNVWSAVILQYHHVSEKLPAVTSVSEDTFTAHLNYLKDNNYSVIALPEMLSALQSGQSLPAKTVAITFDDGYKNNLSAAAPILESFGYPYTIFVNPKLIDEQKSYVMSWQELREVAKKGATIANHSAQHDYLHRKQEGETQAQWRERISQDITWSQARIKAEIGHDYPYLAYPYGEFNQALRKLVSELGIIGIGQHSGAVGPTSDFTRLPRFPASGNYSKLDTLKVKLDTKAFAIAEMAYNNSVTSNKQPQITLHFNQQDFHSSQFACFVSGVGQADINWVNEQQVQITTPKALPLGRSRYNCTAPSISEPGRYHWFSQPWVIVK; this comes from the coding sequence ATGTTGCGCTTTATGACACTTAAGAAACTGATACATCATACTATTTTTGGCTTAGCCCTATTCTCAACGAATGTCTGGAGTGCGGTGATCTTACAGTATCATCACGTCAGTGAAAAACTCCCTGCCGTAACCAGTGTCAGTGAGGACACTTTTACAGCTCACCTTAACTACTTAAAAGACAATAACTATTCGGTAATTGCCTTGCCTGAGATGTTATCTGCTCTTCAGTCTGGGCAATCATTACCAGCAAAAACCGTTGCCATTACTTTTGACGACGGTTACAAAAATAACCTCAGTGCGGCGGCCCCCATTTTAGAGTCGTTTGGTTACCCCTATACTATTTTTGTTAACCCTAAACTCATCGATGAGCAAAAAAGCTATGTTATGAGCTGGCAAGAATTAAGAGAAGTGGCAAAAAAAGGCGCGACCATTGCGAACCATAGCGCTCAGCATGACTATTTACACCGCAAGCAAGAGGGTGAAACGCAAGCACAATGGCGTGAGCGGATCAGTCAAGATATTACTTGGTCGCAAGCACGAATAAAAGCGGAGATAGGCCATGATTACCCTTACTTGGCTTACCCTTATGGCGAGTTTAATCAGGCGCTACGAAAGTTAGTATCTGAACTGGGCATCATTGGGATTGGCCAACACTCCGGTGCAGTTGGCCCGACATCAGACTTTACTCGCTTACCCCGGTTTCCTGCTTCTGGAAATTATAGCAAGCTTGATACTCTGAAGGTGAAACTAGACACTAAAGCCTTTGCCATTGCAGAAATGGCATACAACAACAGTGTCACTAGCAATAAGCAACCGCAGATAACGCTGCATTTTAACCAGCAAGACTTTCACTCGAGTCAGTTTGCTTGTTTTGTTTCTGGTGTGGGCCAAGCCGATATCAACTGGGTAAATGAGCAGCAAGTTCAGATCACCACTCCCAAAGCTTTGCCATTGGGCCGTTCGCGCTATAACTGCACGGCCCCTTCGATATCAGAGCCTGGCCGCTACCACTGGTTCTCACAGCCTTGGGTGATAGTGAAGTAA
- the dinF gene encoding MATE family efflux transporter DinF has product MYQFLKCHKAQHVSLLLLAGPMILSNITVPLLGLVDTAVIGHMDQAHYLAGIALGSSSISVLFWLASFLRMSTTGVIAQAHGQQDSAALARALLTSILIALLFAVTLIALSPLLISVMAQLSDSSSEVLEQAERYFQIRVFSAPAAMVNLVLLGFMLGMHYGRGPFYLVLFTNCINIALDILFVVGFDWGVAGAAWASLIADYAALGLACYLTLQVAKKQQLSLTLKWPSRAQWLSLLSLNRDIFIRSLILQLCFSFMTFYGARLGETTLAANAVLLNFLMLVSFALDGIAYAAEAKVGKAKGEQDVTQLHMWVKISLFWGTAFALLYCLLFIFAGGLIIRLLTSIPAVIQHAETFLPWLMVLPLIAMACFLFDGVFVGLTRAAAMRNSMVIAALCGFFLPLWLAREFDNHGLWLAMSCFMAVRGLTLALIYLRLYRMQRLLD; this is encoded by the coding sequence ATGTATCAGTTTCTTAAGTGTCATAAAGCGCAACATGTGAGCCTCTTACTGCTTGCAGGTCCAATGATACTATCAAATATTACCGTGCCTTTGTTAGGTTTAGTTGATACTGCCGTGATTGGTCATATGGATCAAGCACACTATTTAGCAGGGATAGCATTAGGGTCGAGCTCCATCTCAGTGCTGTTTTGGCTGGCTAGCTTTTTACGCATGAGCACCACTGGGGTAATTGCTCAAGCCCATGGTCAACAAGACAGTGCCGCACTGGCACGGGCATTACTAACGAGTATTTTAATAGCGCTATTGTTTGCGGTTACGTTAATTGCTCTGTCACCGTTACTTATTAGTGTTATGGCGCAGCTATCAGACTCATCCAGCGAAGTGCTTGAGCAAGCCGAACGTTACTTTCAGATCCGAGTCTTTAGTGCCCCAGCAGCCATGGTTAACTTGGTTTTACTAGGCTTTATGCTGGGAATGCATTACGGCCGTGGGCCATTTTACCTCGTGCTGTTTACCAATTGCATAAATATTGCTCTGGATATTTTATTTGTGGTTGGCTTTGATTGGGGAGTCGCAGGCGCAGCCTGGGCTTCCTTGATTGCCGATTATGCTGCTCTGGGATTGGCCTGTTATTTAACACTGCAGGTTGCCAAAAAACAGCAGCTTAGTCTTACTCTGAAATGGCCGTCACGTGCGCAGTGGCTTAGCCTGCTTTCGTTAAACCGTGATATTTTTATTCGCTCGTTGATATTGCAGCTGTGCTTTAGCTTTATGACGTTTTATGGGGCTAGGCTGGGTGAAACGACCTTGGCTGCCAATGCAGTATTGTTAAACTTCTTAATGCTGGTGAGCTTTGCACTGGATGGCATTGCTTATGCGGCGGAAGCCAAAGTCGGGAAAGCAAAAGGTGAGCAGGATGTCACACAGCTGCACATGTGGGTGAAAATAAGTCTGTTTTGGGGCACGGCTTTTGCGCTACTGTATTGCTTATTGTTTATCTTCGCTGGTGGCTTAATTATTCGCTTACTCACCAGTATTCCTGCTGTTATCCAGCATGCAGAAACCTTTTTACCTTGGTTGATGGTGTTGCCTTTGATTGCCATGGCGTGCTTTCTATTTGATGGCGTGTTCGTCGGTTTAACGCGCGCGGCAGCAATGCGAAATAGCATGGTGATTGCGGCATTGTGTGGTTTTTTCTTGCCTTTGTGGTTGGCACGTGAGTTTGATAATCATGGCTTATGGTTAGCAATGAGTTGCTTTATGGCAGTGCGGGGGCTGACTTTAGCGCTGATCTATCTACGTTTATATCGAATGCAGCGGTTGCTGGATTAA
- the nfuA gene encoding Fe-S biogenesis protein NfuA, with protein sequence MIRISESAQSHFAKLLADQADGTNIRVFVVNPGTAQAECGVSYCPADAVEESDIRLPFNGFEAVVDEESAPFLEEADIDFVTDKMGSQLTLKAPNAKARKLRDDASLEERVEHMLVTEVNPQLANHGGQVSLVEITSEGVAVLQFGGGCNGCSMIDVTLKDGIEKEMIAKFDEITGVRDITEHSRGEHSYY encoded by the coding sequence ATGATCCGTATTTCAGAATCTGCCCAAAGCCATTTCGCCAAGCTACTAGCCGATCAGGCTGACGGCACCAATATCAGAGTATTCGTTGTAAACCCAGGCACAGCTCAAGCAGAATGTGGCGTATCATACTGCCCAGCCGATGCCGTTGAAGAAAGCGACATTCGCTTGCCATTTAATGGCTTTGAAGCTGTGGTTGACGAAGAGAGCGCCCCTTTCTTAGAAGAAGCCGATATCGACTTTGTCACCGATAAAATGGGCAGTCAATTGACCCTTAAAGCACCTAATGCCAAAGCCCGTAAGCTGCGTGACGATGCCAGCCTAGAAGAGCGTGTTGAACACATGTTAGTGACTGAGGTTAACCCGCAACTAGCGAATCATGGTGGTCAAGTAAGTTTAGTCGAGATCACCTCGGAAGGCGTTGCAGTATTACAATTTGGCGGCGGCTGTAATGGTTGTTCTATGATTGATGTCACCTTAAAAGATGGCATTGAAAAAGAAATGATCGCTAAGTTTGATGAGATCACCGGTGTTCGTGATATTACTGAGCACTCACGCGGTGAGCATTCTTACTATTAA